The Chroicocephalus ridibundus chromosome 3, bChrRid1.1, whole genome shotgun sequence genome includes the window TGGATCAAAATAGAAGTAAGACTAAGACAGGACATAGCTATTTGACGTTAATGGTCATACTTACTATAAGATACTTTGagctgatctttttttcttttttttttttttttttcgccgaGTCTGTTTCAGTACTTTATTCAAACCACAGGAGGAAGTGAGTACCGTTATTACTGGACAAGAGATGGAATCTAAAGAATCTAGCTGGAGAATGCCCCATTTCCTTGCTCTGAGTAACTGACTCAGTGTTGGGCAGTCCCATTTTGGAAGTTTCAAAAGAGGGTTTACATTCCCCCAGAAAGAATGACACTGAGGTGGATCTCTCCATTTCTACACAAACTCAATGGCTCCTGGACTAATAAATAAAAGTCATACAAGATCAGCATCTCTTAAATAAGTTGGAGGGATGCAGACTTCTCTGAACAAAACGCACAGGAACTTACAGTAGAACTTTAACAATTGGAATGAATGACAAAGAAGTAGTATAGATTGGAGAAAACAGATTGGATACCACTTTCAGTAGTAGCTATATGACAGCTATATTTAGCTAAAAGCCTTCCTCTAGAGACtctaacaaaataaatgaaactgtcTGGGCTGCACCTCCAAAACCAGTACCTGCAGGAAAGTAGAGGAGTGGGAAGGTAAAAAAGAATTAACCCCCCCAGGACTTCagtataattatttatttatttatggtttgGAAATCTTGTTTATACTCTGTTACCTGTTTGCATTGTTATACAGAGACTGTTTTGTTGCCTGTTCTGAGACATTTTGGTTCTctattttcttgcagaaatgagaACATTGTAACGTTTTCAGTTACTTTAGAGGAGTTTGGTACATTAAGTGCTGTTTAATATGGCAGTGTAGCTCATACAtttgttgtggtttaaaaaaTGGAGAGTAATTTGTGGCATATGTTTGTATCACTATAAAAGAATTGAGCAAAGCAAGATTAATGCAAATTAGGCATTATTGTGCTCAGAGGCATCTACTACTAACAGTGTTCAGTGTAATGAAGGGTGAACGTTGTGCATGATTAAACTAGTCATATACAAACAatagcacaaagaaaaaaaaaccataattttAGGATGTGATTTTCTTCTCCCACACCCAGTAATATGCCCcagtaaagacagaaagaaaatgaggaaaagaagagCAGGTAAAACCAGAACCAAGAGCATGCACTTCACTACTGAAAGCAGAACTGTTCAAGGTGAAAATGGACCCAAAACCAGTGATTGTAACTGGGTTTCTATGAAGTTTAGGGACAATTTTGAGCTGGTGTACCAATTCAGCCTAACAGCCATTAAGCAAACAGAAACCTGCACCCAAAATCTGAAGTATTCTTCTCAGTTTTTATATCCCAGATTTTGTTGTGTAAGGCAAAGTTGGTTTCTGTATGCTCCCTTtacagtaaagagaaaaatagcacTTCCAGAACACAGTTCACCTTAATGATCTCAGACACTCCATAGAAGTGCCTCTTTATCTCTGCTGACTATAGAAGGAGCATTTGAGGACTACCTTAGACTGGGATAACTAACTTCTTGCTGTTTGAATGAGGGGAGATTAATCCCTTGGGTTCTGATATCAACTGAAATCTGCTATATAAATAACTAAACAGATAATGTCTGGTCTTGTAATGACCTCGGTACATGCTGAGTCTTCTGTCAATAAGGATTGGATCATATTGGTCACGTAAAGAGTAGAACCAAGACAGAATCTCAGTATCAGTCTCAAATTTCTGAATTATTCAGTTACAGGGATTTAAATCCCAGAGCTTCCAACTGTTGGTTTATATACCAACTAGTGAGTGTTAAAGCAATTTTCCCTGTTCAGAGAACCTTGTAAGATTATATCTAAAAGCTAAAACTACATATACATTCCAGTGACAACAGTACCATTTAAACATTGCGCTTCAATGGtctcgtgaaaaaaaaaaagttaccaaattAGGATTTATTTGGATTaggttttaaaaattctattttaattttctgaatagAAAGATTAAggatttcttgatttttcttctatAGTTTATGTATTGCTCATTTTCTTCTCAATTGTTCCAGAAGTAGAATCAGTTGTTCAATTATGCTTAGGAAATTTTATTTAGAGCAACACTAATGTTCATGATTTGTTTCTTCtgcacttacaaaaaaaaaaaaaagtcttctgattTCCACAGCAACCTGGACTATGGTTATTCAATAAGCTTCTCCCTTATTCACTGAATATAAAAATTTCTGGTGCTTTCTTTTGTTCAAAATCTGGGAGCTGGAACCTTACTGTCTGATTTCATAAAAGGATTCAAGGCAGTGAGACACTTCTGGACATCTTAAAGATAAAATGGTATTCTCTTTATGGAGGAGCTGCCCTCTATTTATGGCATGGGTTCTTTATATTAATGCCTTAGTTTGGTTTAGGAGTTCATCCAAGAAACAAATCTCCCAGTTCCAATTTTTTCTGTACTTCTGCTGTCATTGTAGAGAGGTATTGGAGCGCATAAGCTGGATGCCTTTCTGATGAAACTAAATCAAAAGACACACGCCAGGAGCACATGTAGAATCCTACATCCATTAATGGGCATTCAGACTAGAGCTAACCCTCAgtaccctcctcttccccccaccccaaaacacgtACAGAATGCTCACTGGGTCCTCAGCACTGTTTCTTTACGGGATTTCACTGCAGGTCTTCTCTATACACTGCACAGCCTGCTTAGGTGGACATAACTTCAGTCATTTGATGTTTCCTCTCTTGCTTGTCATTTAATGGTACTAATGAATTTTGAAAGACTtgtatttaaaattctttagctttttttttctaaagttacatgtttgggttttttttatgttcccTCCTCTCCACACGCAATTTTTTCATTCTCTTGTTCACTTAGCTATCattaaattcaaataaaagaacTTAACTCTCTATGACTATAATACAAACATGCATTGACAAAGCTTTCAATAAAAAGTATTCTGTATCTTCTTTCACATTTAATATGTGGTTAGTTTTGAACAGCATCCCACTTTGCACTGCCTTTAGGTAGTTACACATGAATAAATTATGTTCAAAAAGCACTGATAGCATGAACTGAACTCCTCAAAGCCCAGAGCAGTTGGAGAATCTCCATCTGTATTCCATCTTATTTTTCCATATGTACTGCGAGATATAAACTATCTTtacctatattttatttttgttctaattTGAAGATATCACTAAAATCTTATGGGAAACActagggtttttttgattttctCTTAGACACAAGTAAAATTCTTTCCACTTTATAATTACTAATTATTTACCATATCATTACTTTACAAAATTTCACtaatatttacttaaaattagagttgattttctttagCCGTACACCAATCTGATATTTGCTTTCCATCAGCATTCAAGGAACTGAATGTTTTTCTGCTCAtagaaaagcttattttaaattcagagagTAGATACACTGTTCTAAAAAGCTAATGAAGAAGTTTTCAAGCACTtgataagaaaagaaataatgaccCAAACAATGCACTTGACTGCaaccttttcatttcagatgtaCGCAGACAGGATTCTTAATTTTTAGTCAGTAAAATAATAGTCTGATGCTGATTCCAGCTCTAAAGGAATTTTGTTGTTCCAAAAACAGCGTTATCCAACTGGACTTGCTGCTTCTCCCAGAGAAACGTTGTACTTCCCTGAGCTCCAGTTGTATTTCAAGGATGGCCCATACTACCTTTCACTCAGATTCAGCCTGAGGACTGTGGAAGAAGACAAGGGAAAAATCCGGGAACAGTTTGAAGACTGCATCTTAAGGGAAATAAGGCACATTATGTCAGAAGGCCTGTATTATAAGGAAGTGAATAGAGATATGAAGAATGACATATACACTCAATTTCAAAGTACGAGTGGTAAACAGGACAGCAAGGTTGTAGTCCAGCATGTTTCTGATGGATAGGTGGAGGGAAAGTTTTTGTGTTTAAGTTCTTTTGAAAACCAGGTTGTGTCACCTGAGTATTAACACGCTTGCGCTCTGGGACTGGCAGACACAGCCCAGGGTCTCCACTGAGTGTTTTGAGCACAGTGCTCTAGTTTAGTCAAATTGCATATTTATATTAATTAACTCCACAGGGGCTTAAGGATTAACCATATCAGTGTTAGAAACTGTGGAGATCCTTGATAATagtattttagctattttttgaaaacaaagaaaacattttgtttacaACTGAACATGAGCCCATATTCATAACTGAGTGACCTCTATAATTGAAAGATTCCTAGAACTCATATGGAAATGTAATGGTCTTAACAGTACTAGCAGGAAAGAGAACTGTATTAATTGGGCTTGAAATAAAGAATCCAAATAGTTTTCTTTATTCAGCATGATGATTTCTCTTCAGAATATATGACATTatgaagataaagaaaataaactaatagACCTCTTACAGCACTTTAAGCAAAACAATATAATGAAAATTTTCAGCATCAGAATCTATATACACAAGTCCCAAGGGTAGAATACAGTGGGATTTACTGACCTTTGAAAAATCTGatacagcaaatattttccatgcaaTAGTGTACCCAGGAGACACAGAGTAAACATGTTGAAATATGAACAATGATTTCAAATTTACTTctacaaaagaaatgaaaaactttAGGCCAAATTCTTCCTTGACAGCAGAAGTTTCAGTTCCATTCATTCAGTTTAATCGAGTTCAGTTCTGCTTGTTTCGAACAGTCTTTGTCCACAGACATTGGAATTCTAGTCTAATGACTGCCTCCATTAAATGTGATTGTGGCCTGTTCTATCTCCAACACTTTGTTAAGGCAAGCAGAGGACCAGGAAAATGCCCACATCTTCCTTTCAGAGAAAGCCAGAGGATTTCCATATATCTCTGCTAGTAAACCTGTTGTTTGAAGCTAGATGTCCcatgattattattattagttatcTTTCCTAATGTCTAGCCAATGTTAGCTAAAGCTCAGCCGGGTGATGTTGTCAGAAGTGAAGATATATTTTGGAGaactttcttccttctctttctattGATGATTCTCACTTTCAAGTTGCATGAAGCTTTGAATTCTAAATGAAGACCCTGGGCATGTTTGCATGCTTAGTTGGCCACAGCAgacagaaaaccaacaaaaaaaattatttttgtcaccAGTCAGAAGTAGCAATAGAGATACACATATTTATATCCTCTGTGCTCAATTAGATATTCTTTCTCCTGGATTGGTCAGTCTGGTGTTTTCTGCGCATCCTCTTACTGCAAAAATGTCCTACCCAAACCCTATAATGAATGTACTGCATCAAATTATTTACTGTAAGATGAAGATACTTGACTTATGTGCAAAGATGTTCAGAGTGAAGGAAATCCCCATTTgtagggaaaacaaaacaaaacaaaacaaacacacctgcAATTTTTCTTAACATCAAATAAATCCTAATTTTAGTGGAATTATTGGACATTGAATAAATGCCATCCACTGCCTCTGATCTATgtctttttcccctcattttttatgctttatattctatttatttcttgAAAGGTAATGTGCAAATGAGATTAAAAACTGTGGCCTCATTTTGTTCTTTGTGGTacatgatttttaattattttttttttagaatgtgtGTCTTTGATTTCTACTTTTGAATGCTAGGATTTACTACAGTCCTGGATTTTTCAAGAAGCTCTGGTAGAATCTCACAGTCTTTGACCTGAAGGAAAGGAATGGATGCATCTGTATCAGTAAGTTGTAATGCTTTAAAGCAGCATTAGTAAGAGGGAGGAATTATATGAGCATACATTTTCTTCTAGTAGAATAACTTCTACACTAGAATCTTTATTGTCATGCAGTCTCATCCTAGATGGAATAGTTGCACCGATTCTGTGTTTTACTGCAAACTGGACACTCTGCAAAGCCTCCTTCCACAAAAACTGTTctctttcaatgaaaaaaaattaaacacttgaTGTATTTGGAACACAATTAGCCTCTCAGAAGTTATTATACCTGATAATTGTGTTAAATCAGGAAGTAGATTGTTTCTACACTAACAGTGCTTTCTGTGACAGTGTAGGAGCAGTAAAATGGCACAGCATCCCTTATGTTCCTGAAGATAAACAGTAAAGTGTCCAAAGTAAAAGCATAACAAACCTACACGCAAAAGAGCCAAAATTTTGCTTGTGTAGCTGAAGCCATActgagagggaagagggagaatgACACTAAAACATACCAAGTTAAGCTCACTGTTCTTCAGCACTTCTGGCTGGTAGAAATCATTCAAATTGGCATAAACTCCTGCCAAATAAGCAaacattaactaaaaaaaaaccaaaaaaaccccaaaaaacaaaaaaaaccccaaacatatattgttttctttgtttgcttgttctaaGCTTGTTTAGACTTACTTTCCTCCATGTTGTGCAGCATTTTCTTAATTCTAATGCAAGAATTAGCCTTACCAAAGAAAAGCACTATATTTCTTATGCTAAAAACACTGTACATTAAAGTAGCTAGTGTTAGAGTGTTTTTTCCAACTCTTCTCTGATCACCTAAAGACACAGAATCTAATTTctcatcttgttttctcttctacagagatataaattaaaatatggGATATTAATGAAAATAGTCATGTATGCTGCAGCTGGTGCTCCGCTTTTCTACTATGGAAGGAAACATTCCCACGTACATAGCTGAACAGTTTGTGCTGTGATGTCTTCATGAGTATGTGTCTGTATGCATACACACagatacaaaactgaaaaaaaccaaattcagaagagaaaaaggataaaCAGGCTTTCATGTGAGAAGATTTTGGTCAGACTGGGTTTTTCcagctttgaaaagaaattatttaaagggGAGCACAAGAGGGATCTATAACACAGTGGATTCAGTGGAGCGGGTTGTATTGGGtttacgtggcaaggttttggtagtggaggggctacaggggtggcttctgtgagaagctgctagaagctccCCCATGTCTGACAGAACCAAAGCTAGCCAGCTTCAAGATGGACCCtccactggccaaggccgagcctaTCAGTGACGTTgctagcacctctgggataacatatttaagaaagagaaaaagaactgctgtggaaaagcagcttgaaagagaggagtgagagtatgtgagagaaacaactctgcagacatcaaagtcagtgaagaaggagcagggggaggtgctccaggtgccagagcagagattcccctgcagcatGTGGTGAAGagcatggtgaggcaggctgtccccctgcagatCTTGGAGGTTAGTGGCGGAGCAGaaatccacctgcagcctgtggaggaccccacaccggagcaggtaGATACACTTGAAGGAGGCTGTGTCCCCATGGAGATCgcctgctggagcaggctcccagcagagtctgtggccccatggagagaggagtcCATGCTGAATCACGTTTGCTGGCAAGatctgtgaccctgtgggggacccatgttggagaagtCTTTTCCTGAAGGACTCCACCCTGTGGAAGGGATCCACTCTGgaacagttcatgaagaactgcagcctgtgggaaggacccacattggagaagttaaTGAacgactgtctcccatgggagggatcacatgctggagcaggggaaaagtccATGGGAGAAGGAGTGTCAGAgtcaatgtgtgatgaactgaccacaacccccattccctgttccCCTGAGCACCTtgggggaaggaggtagaggaaatcaggaatgaagttgagcctgggaagaaggggagggtggagggaaggtgttttaagatttggttttatttctcattatcctactctgatttgattggtaataaattaactTCCctgagtcaagtctgttttgcccatgacggtaattgatgagtgatctctccctgtccttgactCACAaacctttcattgtatttttctccctctgtccagCCAAGGAGGGGGAGTGCTGGTGCGACTTCGTGGGCACCTagtgtccagccaaggtcaacccattATACAGGTGAATAGGGATGGAGCAATCAATGTTTTTCATAAGAGACAAAGATGAACATGATGAAATTGTATGAGACCACTCTAGAACAGATTAGACATACAGTGTGTATACACTGAAGAATGCACTGCCACAAGACACTGCAAGATCAGTTCAGGAAGAACTGCACAGCTTTGTGAAAAACAAGATGTATGGCTgcagtttctttcttcagaagTTAGATTTCAGGTTTCAGAAAGCTGAGAACATATACCTCTTGTTCTCTCTCCTTAAACATTGACTGCTACCACTGTCAGAAATAACCTATTGGCACAGGTAGACCTTtgttctaacaaaaaaaaaaaaaaaaaaaaaaaaaaaaaagaaaaaagaacatgtaTAAACAATTTATGGAAGACACATAGACTATATCTAGCCTAATAAATTAAACAGTGCCTGGGTCCgttttcagatgttttgcaaCAACCAGCACGAAGAAGCATAAGTCTGTTCTATTAAACTCTCTTATCCTAAAAAGAGAGTGGCCAAATCCAAACTGTTTATTCAGAAAGGTTGCTGGTTGGTGTTAAATCCCAAACGATgtccaggaattttttttcagagtaccAGTTGGCCCAGGCCAAAAGCATGCCATGTACTGTTCAAACAATTTAATGGGAGAGATAATTGTATGCCATTATCCAAGAATTGTTTAATATCCTACTGTAGACATAACCTTCTTGTACTGCACATGCACCACTAAAAAGGCAGCCAACAATAAATATAGCAGGAAAGTGAATTCCATTCGTCATTCATGTACAACAgatcatttatattttttgtatAATCCTACTAAGCAGGAGAGTACTGTtgatagaaataaagaaaattactgaagattttgtatctttttttaaacattccttTCCCATGCTTCCTCAAGTTTATCATCAAGCTCCACTAGGAACATTAAAGCAACAGAAAGGAGAGCAAGACCTTTAACAGTACCGTTTTAAATCCACTTGCATTTTCTACTGAAGTTAGCAATGACAATGCACCAAAACTTATGTTACACAAAAGCAGAAGTGCTAAAATTATATAGGTAAAGCACAATATATTTAATTCCGTGGTTACTGAGGTATTTGGGCTATTCCAAATACTGTGCTCCAAAACTAAATCTTGGGACAGTAATGTTATCCCAGATAAACCCTGGACAAGGCAAAGCATAGCACAAGCATCACCCTCAGGGCACCTCATATTTATCATACCCACTGAAATATggaataacaaaataaaacctaacCCAATTACATGATAATGAAAtaaagtttcagttttaaaaaatgctttggcCTTCTCTTTGTATCCTTATCAATCTGCTAATCTAAGAGTGGCTGGTTCTACACAGCCCAAATGACTCTAATTGCACAATTACAGCATTAAGACTATTCCATTTACCCAGCAAATTGATTGGCTAAACATACCTAAGTACTTTATTATAATATAgaatttcataagaaaataaaaacaatgttgGTGTTCAGGCCTGCTGAGAGGAAAATGCAGGGCCAGGGTTTTAGCTAATGTAGATTGGTAAGAATCCACTAACGTAAATGGGCTTTGTTGATTTACGCTAGCTGAAGAATACAGCCATACTTACCAGTAGAGTCTGcatactttttcttcttcagtgtaaTCATGCTTCAGCTGCTCATGATGTTTGTGTTACTATGTCTAAGATGGACTAAATTCTAAAGGCATACTGCTTACAGGAAAGGTTTTATATAAGGCTGTCAATTTGCACAATCCTGTTAAAATTACAACTAAAACATTCCAGTAAGTGAACTcttaaagattttgtttctttgtcattAACCAAccagaataaattaaaatgtaaacctCTAACTTGCAAAGCATTTAAACGATCACACTAAAACATTAGTGTAGGATAAACTTAATCTTGGCAGTACAGGAATGGTGCTTTAATAGTATGTGTCTTTGAAGAACCAATAAATGTTGCAGAACAATATTAAGTGATGTGTTTTGCAGTCAGAACTTTAATACAGTTATTCTGTGTTTCTGAGAGGAGGAGTAGGCTCGTATTAGCTCATGTTTCTTTTGTGTCTTGGACTGTAAATTAAGCCTCTGTTTCTTAGGACCGCTATTTTTTGACTACAAAAGCTAAGAGTATAAAGGCTAATGTTGCTTAAGTAGGGAGAacataatttatctttttctttgtagGGTAGTGAAGCAAAATTCAGGAAGACTCTAATGAGAGGTCTCTCTTGTGATGTCACTGCAGTATTGGTTGATATTGTGGCAGTTACTGTTCCACGATTTTGCTAGTCTTCATAATTATCCTATAATGGAAAATTCAATTACATAAAAACAATTGAGTAATTTTAGATCTCTTAGGGTACTGTAGCTGGCCTCTAACAGCCCCACTTGAAAGGCATCTATTTTCTGCAGGTCCCATGTCATATTTGCTGGCCCTATACTGAAGTACAGATACACAAACAACTAAAGTAGTTCTAGATAACCGTGTACC containing:
- the LOC134513912 gene encoding uncharacterized protein LOC134513912, with protein sequence MITLKKKKYADSTACDPSHGRQSFINFSNVGPSHRLQFFMNCSRVDPFHRVESFRKRLLQHGSPTGSQILPANVIQHGLLSPWGHRLCWEPAPAGDLHGDTASFKCIYLLRCGVLHRLQVDFCSATNLQDLQGDSLPHHALHHMLQGNLCSGTWSTSPCSFFTDFDVCRVVSLTYSHSSLSSCFSTAVLFLFLKYVIPEVLATSLIGSALASGGSILKLASFGSVRHGGASSSFSQKPPL